In the Helianthus annuus cultivar XRQ/B chromosome 11, HanXRQr2.0-SUNRISE, whole genome shotgun sequence genome, one interval contains:
- the LOC110890456 gene encoding acyl-CoA-binding domain-containing protein 4: MAMARASSGLAYPDRFFAAAAYAGFGGSPNSSSKGVTSKFSNDVALLLYALYQQATVGPCTLPKPRGWSPVEQSKWTSWNGLGNMASIEAMRLFVKILEEEDPGWYSRASNFISDPVVDVEMNHNLKVELATKNEITLPEMKTIPTENGNSVDKDVMVEGVGSVSVYDQWVAPPISGPRPKPRYEHAAAVVDDKMYIFGGNHNGRYLNDLQTLDLRNWTWSTVEVKANSEDPVRVIPCAGHSLIPWEGNKLISIAGHSKDASEVVNVKAFDLQTYTWSTMKTYGKPPVSRGGQSVTLVGTNLVIFGGQDGNRTLLNDLHILDLETMTWDEMDTIGVSPAPRSDHAAAVHAERYLLIFGGGTHATCFNDLHVLDLKTMEWSRPSQQGEIPSPRAGHAGVTVGESWFIVGGGDNKSGVSETVVLNMSTLSWSVVTTVQGRVPLASEGLSLVLSSYNGEDVLVSFGGYNGKYNNEVNLLKPSHKSTLQATKSGTPALGSGSGVQNATNGTRDVDVEFEAGQEAKVREISMDNNEPQIIEINEVSERSIAVLKAEKEELESALNNEKSQSLQLKQELIEAESKNADLYKELQSVRGQLAAEQSRCFKLEVDVAELRQKVQTMDSLQKEVEILQRQKAASEEALAKQKQTSGGVWGWLAGAPPTHDT; this comes from the exons ATGGCGATGGCGAGAGCGAGCTCTGGCCTCGCATACCCAGATCGCTTCTTCGCTGCCGCTGCTTACGCGGGATTCGGTGGCTCCCCCAATTCGTCTTCCAAAGGGGTTACATCCAAATTCTCCAACGACGTCGCTCTCTTGCTTTATGCCCTTTATCAGCAG GCAACTGTTGGACCTTGTACCTTACCAAAACCGAGAGGTTGGAGTCCGGTGGAACAAAGCAAATGGACAAG TTGGAATGGTCTTGGAAACATGGCTTCCATTGAAGCAATGCGCCTCTTTGTAAAAATATTAGAG GAAGAAGATCCAGGATGGTATTCAAGGGCATCCAACTTTATTTCAGACCCTGTTGTAGATGTAGAGATGAAT CATAATTTAAAGGTGGAGTTAGCCACTAAGAACGAAATCACTTTGCCTGAAATGAAAACTATCCCAACTGAGAACGGGAATTCTGTGGATAAAGATGTTATGGTGGAGGGAGTTGGTTCTGTTAGCGTGTATGACCAATGGGTCGCACCTCCGATTTCTGGCCCACGTCCAAAGCCCCGATACGAG CATGCGGCAGCTGTTGTTGACGATAAAATGTATATATTTGGTGGAAACCATAATGGACGTTACCTAAATGATCTTCAG ACACTTGATTTACGAAATTGGACATGGTCAACGGTCGAAGTCAAAGCAAATTCGGAGGATCCAGTAAGAGTAATTCCTTGTGCCGGGCATTCTTTG ATACCGTGGGAAGGAAATAAGCTTATATCAATCGCAGGACATTCAAAGGATGCTTCCGAAGTTGTTAATG TGAAGGCATTTGATTTGCAGACGTATACTTGGTCAACCATGAAGACCTACGGAAAACCACCG GTATCACGTGGAGGTCAATCGGTTACACTTGTGGGGACCAACTTAGTCATTTTCGGTGGTCAAGATGGAAACAGGACTCTCTTGAATGATCTCCACATTTTAGACTTAGAAACCATGACTTGGGATGAAATGGACACAAT AGGTGTGTCACCTGCGCCACGGTCTGACCATGCTGCTGCAGTACATGCAGAGCGTTATCTTCTTATATTTGGCGGTGGCACACATGCAACTTGTTTCAATGATCTTCATGTTCTTGATTTGAAAACT ATGGAATGGTCAAGACCAAGTCAACAAGGAGAGATACCGAGTCCACGAGCTGGTCATGCTGGTGTAACCGTTGGAGAGAGTTGGTTCATTGTTGGTGGTGGAGATAACAAGAGTG GAGTTTCAGAAACAGTTGTCCTTAACATGTCTACTTTATCTTGGTCAGTTGTAACAACTGTTCAAGGGCGTGTTCCTCTTGCTAGTGAG GGGTTGAGTTTGGTGTTAAGCTCCTACAACGGTGAAGACGTTCTAGTTTCTTTTGGAGGGTACAATGGTAAATACAACAACGAG GTCAACTTACTCAAACCCAGCCATAAATCAACCTTGCAAGCAACTAAGTCGGGAACCCCTGCCCTTGGTAGCGGTTCTGGCGTACAAAATGCAACAAACGGCACCAGAGATGTCGATGTAGAGTTTGAAGCTGGTCAAGAAGCAAAAGTTAGAGAAATCAGTATGGACAATAACGAGCCGCAG ATAATAGAAATTAATGAAGTAAGTGAGCGTTCCATAGCTGTTCTTAAGGCAGAAAAGGAAGAACTGGAATCAGCTCTCAACAATGAAAAATCACAATCACTTCAGTTAAAGCAAGAACTGATAGAAGCTGAATCCAAGAACGCAGACTTATACAAG GAACTCCAGTCTGTGCGCGGTCAGCTTGCAGCAGAGCAGTCTAGATGTTTTAAGCTAGAG gTGGATGTTGCAGAGCTAAGACAAAAGGTACAAACAATGGACAGCTTACAGAAAGAAGTAGAAATCCTGCAAAGACAGAAGGCTGCTTCTGAAGAAGCTTTAGCAAAGCAAAAACAAACTTCAGGAGGTGTGTGGGGATGGCTAGCTGGGGCCCCTCCTACCCATGATACTTAA